Proteins from one Ipomoea triloba cultivar NCNSP0323 chromosome 1, ASM357664v1 genomic window:
- the LOC116029699 gene encoding uncharacterized protein LOC116029699, whose product MGGGLALFWRDKDIATLLSYSQNYIDVIVTLPSKPQYRLTCFYGFPERTRRQQSWDLLRQLKGQSTLPWIVLGDFNDLLYHSEKRGPNPHPESLMMGFGDALQDCRLMDLGMMGNQFTWERGRGTEAWVEERLDRAVATLEWSDIFEEVSPTWPVRKKFRFEAAWLLDDGCRIVVEHAWGLSIGMEFQERVFGCGQRLWRWGREHFKKFGNRISQLRKRLISLKENRFPWRQRSKQLWLKNGDNNTKYFHKSATARKRSNHLSRIKTQDGEWVDGLGLNEEILRYFSEIFTSATPATSFFHNVQSHITEDMNMRLLRPFTVEEVKLALFDMAPNKAPGPDGMTPAFYQRFWSVVGHDLSCFVLNCLHSATIPHGLNGTNIVLIPKKRVPERVSDLRPIALCNVAYKFLAKVVANRMKEVLDCVISPNQSAFVQDILLSDNIIVAGEIGHYLKRTRQGNVGWAALKLDMAKAYDRMEWGFLEGMLHALDFHPDWTKLVMLCVTTIRYNITVNGEVAGTVVQSRGIRQGDPLSPYLFILCAEGLSVLLNQAERRGDIHGIKVARGAPAVSHLLFADDSLLFFKAIPREVQVVKNILDMYCGASGQAINFDKSSIMFSSSTATPTKEFVADILGVRVANDLGKYLGLPSFMGRNKSVTLRFIEQKITERMERAMNRYWWESGNATSRGIHWLSWDRMCLPKCHGGLGFKKLHEFNIALLAKQGWRLLLHPESLVGRLMKARYYPNCDFLHAQLGANPSYIWQSVLASQSLLREGIAKRIGDGKDTAIWGWPWLSDVDNPSLVTPCIDNLREAKVSGLIDEAGNWDGEIVRDLFVDSDVARILATPISPQFKDTWRWKGDWRGVYAVRHGYRILTSSTFAADSRLCFIKCRQLWKLPVPPKVKNFIWRCMRSVLPVREVLKTRHVWAGSGCPFCVAESETMEHLFCACPQTKQVWDDSSILFEESLPLLLNKLFDDGCLNKAVHAAAILWIIWCTRNDVVWNEGSWSIIGMRRQVAGLREVWHTAYSQSAFVHATIPSPYNWSPPTENLIKCNVDAAVNDNGASYGVVIQDHNGKYVDACDGRLGLVRDPLLAETMAAKEALSWLKASGYSNLIFETDCLTFCNSFHSNSSDLSYVGVLVKQCCDIARDIENVYVHHVRRSANHVAHVLARAAGSLSGSRSWGSVPPACISHLRIGDGKDTAIWGWPWLSDVDNPSLVTPCIDNLREAKVSGLIDEAGNWDGEIVRDLFVDSDVARILATPISPQFKDTWRWKGDWRGVYAVRHGYRILTSSTFAADSRLCFIKCRQLWKLPVPPKVKNFIWRCMRSVLPVREVLKTRHVWAGSGCPFCVAESETMEHLFCACPQTKQVWDDSSILFEESLPLLLNKLFDDGCLNKAVHAAAILWIIWCTRNDVVWNEGSWSIIGMRRQVAGLREVWHTAYSQSAFVHATIPSPYNWSPPTENLIKCNVDAAVNDNGASYGVVIQDHNGKYVDACDGRLGLVRDPLLAETMAAKEALSWLKASGYSNLIFETDCLTFCNSFHSNSSDLSYVGVLVKQCCDIARDIENVYVHHVRRSANHVAHVLARAAGSLSGSRSWGSVPPACISHLVDY is encoded by the exons ATGGGAGGAGGCTTAGCATTATTTTGGCGAGATAAGGACATAGCTACCTTATTGAGTTATTCACAGAATTATATTGATGTTATTGTGACTCTACCGAGTAAGCCTCAGTATCGGCTAACCTGTTTCTATGGATTTCCTGAGAGGACAAGAAGACAACAATCATGGGATTTATTGCGTCAGCTTAAGGGGCAATCTACGCTCCCTTGGATCGTCCTTGGCGATTTCAATGATTTATTGTATCATTCAGAGAAACGGGGTCCAAACCCACATCCAGAATCCCTTATGATGGGTTTTGGTGATGCCTTACAAGATTGCAGACTGATGGACCTTGGTATGATGGGAAACCAATTTACGTGGGAACGTGGTCGTGGAACGGAGGCTTGGGTTGAAGAACGCCTGGATAGGGCGGTTGCTACCCTTGAGTGGTCTGACATTTTTGAAG AAGTGAGCCCGACGTGGCCAGTTCGCAAAAAATTCCGCTTCGAAGCTGCATGGTTGCTAGATGATGGTTGTAGGATTGTTGTGGAACATGCTTGGGGTCTTTCGATTGGTATGGAATTCCAGGAAAGAGTGTTCGGTTGTGGGCAGAGATTGTGGCGGTGGGGAAGGGAGCATTTCAAGAAATTTGGTAATCGCATCTCTCAGTTACGCAAGCGATTAATATCACTGAAGGAGAACCGATTTCCCTGG CGTCAAAGATCAAAGCAGTTATGGCTCAAGAATGGTGATAACAATACAAAATATTTCCATAAATCTGCCACTGCAAGGAAACGAAGTAATCATCTCTCGAGGATTAAAACTCAAGATGGAGAATGGGTTGATGGCTTGGGTTTAAATGAAGAGATATTGAGGTATTTTAGTGAGATATTTACATCTGCTACTCCTGCGACATCTTTTTTTCATAATGTCCAATCTCACATCACTGAGGATATGAATATGCGCCTGCTTAGACCGTTCACAGTGGAAGAGGTTAAGTTGGCACTATTTGATATGGCTCCGAATAAGGCACCAGGCCCGGATGGCATGACTCCTGCGTTTTATCAGCGGTTCTGGTCTGTGGTAGGTCATGATTTATCTTGCTTTGTTTTAAATTGTCTGCATAGTGCTACTATTCCCCACGGCTTGAACGGCACTAATATTGTTCTCATCCCGAAAAAGAGAGTACCGGAGAGGGTTTCTGATCTTCGCCCCATAGCGTTGTGTAATGTTGCATATAAATTTTTGGCTAAGGTTGTGGCAAACCGAATGAAGGAGGTGCTGGATTGTGTTATATCTCCTAACCAGAGTGCATTTGTGCAAGACATATTATTGTCGGATAATATTATTGTAGCTGGGGAGATAGGACATTACCTTAAGCGTACAAGACAAGGGAATGTCGGATGGGCTGCTTTAAAGCTAGACATGGCCAAGGCTTATGACAGAATGGAGTGGGGATTTTTGGAAGGCATGCTACATGCCCTCGATTTTCATCCTGATTGGACTAAGCTTGTGATGTTATGTGTGACAACAATTCGGTATAATATTACGGTCAATGGAGAGGTAGCCGGAACAGTTGTGCAATCAAGGGGTATTCGTCAGGGTGACCCTCTTTCACCTTACTTATTCATTCTTTGTGCTGAAGGTCTTTCTGTTTTACTTAACCAAGCGGAACGTAGGGGTGATATTCATGGAATTAAAGTGGCACGAGGTGCTCCAGCGGTGTCGCACCTATTATTTGCAGACGACAGTCTTCTTTTCTTTAAGGCTATTCCGAGGGAGGTGCAAGTggttaaaaatattttggataTGTACTGTGGGGCTTCAGGTCAAGcaattaattttgataaatcCAGTATCATGTTCAGTTCTAGTACGGCGACCCCTACAAAGGAATTTGTGGCGGATATATTAGGTGTGCGTGTGGCCAATGATCTGGGAAAGTACCTTGGTTTACCTTCTTTTATGGGGCGCAACAAGTCTGTTACGCTTCGTTTCATTGAGCAGAAGATTACCGAGAG GATGGAACGGGCAATGAATCGATATTGGTGGGAGAGCGGGAATGCGACTAGCAGGGGTATTCATTGGTTAAGTTGGGACCGAATGTGCTTGCCTAAATGCCATGGGGGACTGGGTTTTAAAAAGCTACACGAGTTCAATATTGCCCTTCTAGCTAAGCAGGGGTGGCGTTTGTTGTTGCATCCGGAGTCTCTGGTGGGCAGACTTATGAAGGCACGATATTACCCCAACTGTGATTTCTTGCATGCTCAGCTTGGGGCTAACCCGAGTTATATTTGGCAAAGTGTTTTAGCAAGCCAATCACTTCTTAGAGAGGGGATTGCAAAGAGAATCGGGGATGGTAAGGACACTGCGATATGGGGTTGGCCTTGGCTTTCTGATGTTGACAATCCATCCTTGGTAACACCATGCATTGACAACTTGAGAGAGGCCAAAGTCAGTGGTTTGATTGATGAAGCAGGTAACTGGGATGGTGAGATTGTGAGGGATCTGTTTGTGGACTCTGATGTTGCTCGTATTCTAGCTACTCCAATTTCTCCCCAGTTTAAGGACACATGGCGCTGGAAAGGTGATTGGAGAGGTGTTTATGCAGTTAGACATGGGTATAGAATATTAACTTCTTCAACCTTTGCTGCAGATTCTCGATTGTGCTTCATAAAATGTCGCCAGCTTTGGAAATTGCCAGTTCCACCAAAAGTCAAAAACTTCATATGGCGATGTATGCGATCTGTCCTCCCTGTTCGCGAAGTGCTTAAAACCCGTCATGTTTGGGCAGGAAGTGGATGTCCTTTTTGTGTTGCTGAATCGGAAACAATGGAACATCTTTTTTGTGCTTGCCCGCAAACAAAGCAGGTATGGGATGATTCGTCAATATTATTTGAAGAAAGTTTGCCGTTGCTGTTGAATAAGTTATTTGATGATGGTTGTTTAAATAAAGCTGTGCATGCTGCTGCTATATTATGGATCATTTGGTGTACAAGAAATGATGTGGTCTGGAATGAAGGCTCTTGGTCTATCATTGGCATGCGTCGGCAAGTGGCGGGATTACGTGAGGTATGGCATACAGCATACTCACAATCTGCTTTTGTACATGCAACCATTCCTTCTCCTTATAATTGGTCACCACCGACAGAAAACCTCATCAAGTGTAATGTTGATGCTGCAGTCAATGATAATGGGGCGAGCTATGGTGTAGTTATTCAAGACCATAACGGCAAGTATGTGGATGCATGTGATGGGCGGCTTGGACTTGTTCGTGATCCTTTGTTGGCTGAAACTATGGCAGCAAAGGAGGCGTTGTCGTGGCTTAAGGCTAGCGGctattctaatttaatttttgaaactGATTGTCTTACTTTCTGCAATAGTTTTCATTCGAATTCTTCGGACCTATCTTATGTGGGTGTGTTAGTTAAGCAATGTTGTGATATTGCTAGGGACATTGAGAACGTGTATGTTCACCATGTCCGTAGATCAGCGAATCATGTGGCTCATGTTCTTGCACGGGCAGCTGGTTCTTTGTCTGGCTCAAGGTCGTGGGGATCTGTTCCACCGGCCTGTATTTCCCACTTG AGAATCGGGGATGGTAAGGACACTGCGATATGGGGTTGGCCTTGGCTTTCTGATGTTGACAATCCATCCTTGGTAACACCATGCATTGACAACTTGAGAGAGGCCAAAGTCAGTGGTTTGATTGATGAAGCAGGTAACTGGGATGGTGAGATTGTGAGGGATCTGTTTGTGGACTCTGATGTTGCTCGTATTCTAGCTACTCCAATTTCTCCCCAGTTTAAGGACACATGGCGCTGGAAAGGTGATTGGAGAGGTGTTTATGCAGTTAGACATGGGTATAGAATATTAACTTCTTCAACCTTTGCTGCAGATTCTCGATTGTGCTTCATAAAATGTCGCCAGCTTTGGAAATTGCCAGTTCCACCAAAAGTCAAAAACTTCATATGGCGATGTATGCGATCTGTCCTCCCTGTTCGCGAAGTGCTTAAAACCCGTCATGTTTGGGCAGGAAGTGGATGTCCTTTTTGTGTTGCTGAATCGGAAACAATGGAACATCTTTTTTGTGCTTGCCCGCAAACAAAGCAGGTATGGGATGATTCGTCAATATTATTTGAAGAAAGTTTGCCGTTGCTGTTGAATAAGTTATTTGATGATGGTTGTTTAAATAAAGCTGTGCATGCTGCTGCTATATTATGGATCATTTGGTGTACAAGAAATGATGTGGTCTGGAATGAAGGCTCTTGGTCTATCATTGGCATGCGTCGGCAAGTGGCGGGATTACGTGAGGTATGGCATACAGCATACTCACAATCTGCTTTTGTACATGCAACCATTCCTTCTCCTTATAATTGGTCACCACCGACAGAAAACCTCATCAAGTGTAATGTTGATGCTGCAGTCAATGATAATGGGGCGAGCTATGGTGTAGTTATTCAAGACCATAACGGCAAGTATGTGGATGCATGTGATGGGCGGCTTGGACTTGTTCGTGATCCTTTGTTGGCTGAAACTATGGCAGCAAAGGAGGCGTTGTCGTGGCTTAAGGCTAGCGGctattctaatttaatttttgaaactGATTGTCTTACTTTCTGCAATAGTTTTCATTCGAATTCTTCGGACCTATCTTATGTGGGTGTGTTAGTTAAGCAATGTTGTGATATTGCTAGGGACATTGAGAACGTGTATGTTCACCATGTCCGTAGATCAGCGAATCATGTGGCTCATGTTCTTGCACGGGCAGCTGGTTCTTTGTCTGGCTCAAGGTCGTGGGGATCTGTTCCACCGGCCTGTATTTCCCACTTGGTTGATTATTAA